A region from the Hominilimicola fabiformis genome encodes:
- a CDS encoding rhamnulokinase, producing MGKKYKFLAFDFGASSGRAMLATFDGEKITLEEKRRFSNDPVNINGDLHWDVLRLFFEIKQGILKCANSGDRDIDCIGIDTWGVDYGLLDENDKLIGNPYHYRDTRTEGMYDEAFKLVPKEEIFKETGIAFNWFNTIYQLLSAKLSGDTSLKNAKTLLMMPDLFNFFLTGVKKTEYTNASTTQMYNSEKYEWSYDLLKKLGIPTDILTDVIFPGEIVGKVKPELAEELGIEQVPVVAVASHDTGSAVASVPVVDQKDFIYISSGTWSLMGVELDKPNTSDGAFNHNFTNEGGVNKTIRFLKNIMGLWLIQESRRQWDREGELLSFDELERQANAAEPFASLVDPDYAEFQTPGNMPKRIKEYCKKTGQKVPETKGEVVRCIAESLAFKYRQTVEGMEDVTGNKYNVVNIVGGGIKDKMICQFTANATKRVVSTGPVEATSIGNVIVQAMAMGAIKDINEGRKVVRNSFDIKTYEPQDSEKWDAAYEKWKEIIKNA from the coding sequence ATGGGTAAAAAGTATAAATTTTTAGCATTTGACTTTGGTGCGTCATCGGGACGTGCAATGCTTGCCACATTTGACGGTGAAAAAATCACTCTTGAAGAAAAGCGCCGTTTTTCAAACGACCCTGTTAACATAAACGGAGATTTGCATTGGGACGTTCTTAGATTATTCTTTGAAATCAAGCAAGGTATCTTAAAGTGTGCAAATTCGGGTGACAGAGATATTGACTGTATCGGTATCGACACATGGGGCGTTGACTATGGTTTGCTTGACGAAAATGACAAGCTTATCGGCAATCCTTATCACTATCGTGATACAAGAACAGAGGGTATGTATGACGAGGCATTTAAACTTGTTCCGAAAGAAGAAATTTTCAAGGAAACAGGTATTGCTTTTAACTGGTTCAATACAATATATCAGCTTTTGTCAGCAAAGCTATCGGGTGATACTTCACTAAAAAATGCAAAAACTTTGCTTATGATGCCTGACTTATTCAACTTCTTCTTAACAGGTGTTAAAAAGACTGAATACACAAATGCGTCAACAACACAGATGTACAACAGTGAAAAGTACGAATGGTCATACGATTTGTTAAAGAAACTCGGTATTCCGACAGATATTTTAACAGATGTTATATTCCCAGGTGAAATTGTCGGCAAAGTAAAACCGGAACTTGCAGAAGAACTTGGTATTGAACAAGTGCCTGTTGTTGCGGTTGCTTCACACGATACGGGAAGTGCCGTTGCTTCAGTACCGGTTGTTGACCAAAAAGACTTTATTTACATATCTTCGGGTACATGGTCACTTATGGGTGTTGAACTTGACAAGCCTAATACTTCGGACGGTGCATTCAACCATAACTTTACAAACGAGGGCGGAGTTAATAAGACAATCCGTTTCTTGAAGAACATTATGGGACTATGGCTAATCCAAGAATCAAGACGTCAATGGGACAGAGAAGGCGAACTTCTAAGCTTTGACGAACTTGAAAGACAGGCAAATGCGGCAGAACCTTTTGCAAGTCTTGTTGATCCGGATTATGCAGAGTTCCAAACACCGGGTAATATGCCTAAGCGTATAAAGGAATACTGTAAAAAGACAGGTCAGAAAGTGCCTGAAACAAAGGGCGAAGTTGTAAGATGTATCGCAGAAAGTCTTGCGTTCAAGTATCGTCAAACTGTTGAGGGTATGGAGGACGTTACAGGCAACAAGTACAATGTTGTTAATATTGTCGGCGGCGGTATCAAGGACAAGATGATTTGTCAATTTACCGCAAACGCAACAAAGCGTGTTGTTAGCACAGGCCCTGTTGAGGCTACAAGTATCGGTAACGTAATTGTACAGGCAATGGCTATGGGTGCGATTAAGGACATCAATGAAGGCAGAAAAGTTGTTCGCAATTCATTCGATATTAAAACATACGAGCCTCAGGATTCAGAAAAGTGGGATGCTGCTTACGAAAAGTGGAAAGAAATTATTAAAAACGCATAA
- a CDS encoding DUF3794 and LysM peptidoglycan-binding domain-containing protein: protein MELVKENVTVNQVSCKGDTQVLVDEDIIVPDVKPDILKILQLDAVSCITNKEITNGRVNVTGRVDLKILYIPDSDREKVKSIITSFDFTQNVDSKNITDDMTAIIMANVDRAEFSLINSRKLRIKVIVGLDYEVVAEKNVEIAVEAEDCDNAELLKENVKLQNCIGLTETEFSVKESIEVPNGQTSINEILKVDTKISDSEYKAVTGKIVVKGEISVCVLYTDSDCCIQFMESEVPFTEIIDCDDAGDETICDIDYSISDVRYQIAEDNDGDNRIVDIDVTVTAQVKATENVAVDMICDCYEPFTKTQLLKEEVELEEVVSRPSSQNTIREMVEMGTGTPSVSGVYDVITRPYITKAQIQRGKLLAEGKIEAYILYLTDSNESPVYSMKKELPFSYMLDCESTYSDLIPEIKAEVKHTAYNLNVAGEIEIRCILSLNANIIRKRKIELVNEVVTEPLENGDKNGIVIYFVQKGDNLWEIAKRYAVPQSEILRFNNMEESDKLEIGNRLFIPSI, encoded by the coding sequence ATGGAATTAGTAAAGGAGAATGTAACTGTAAATCAAGTTTCGTGCAAGGGCGACACGCAGGTACTTGTTGATGAGGACATAATCGTACCCGATGTGAAACCCGATATACTAAAAATTTTGCAGCTTGACGCAGTATCGTGTATTACGAACAAGGAAATTACAAACGGACGAGTAAATGTCACAGGCAGAGTTGATTTGAAAATTTTGTACATACCCGACAGTGACAGAGAAAAGGTAAAAAGTATTATAACGTCGTTTGACTTTACGCAAAATGTGGACAGCAAAAATATAACCGACGATATGACTGCAATTATAATGGCAAACGTGGATAGAGCCGAATTTTCGCTTATAAACAGTCGTAAACTGAGAATTAAGGTGATTGTGGGTTTGGACTATGAGGTTGTAGCCGAAAAGAATGTTGAGATAGCGGTTGAGGCGGAGGACTGCGATAATGCGGAATTGCTCAAGGAAAACGTAAAACTGCAAAATTGTATCGGACTGACGGAAACTGAATTTTCTGTAAAGGAATCAATAGAAGTTCCGAACGGTCAGACATCAATCAACGAGATATTGAAAGTCGATACAAAAATATCCGATTCGGAATATAAAGCGGTTACGGGAAAGATTGTTGTAAAAGGGGAAATAAGTGTATGCGTTCTGTATACCGACAGTGACTGTTGTATTCAGTTTATGGAAAGCGAAGTGCCTTTTACGGAAATTATTGATTGCGACGACGCCGGTGACGAAACGATATGCGATATTGATTACAGCATATCGGACGTAAGGTATCAGATTGCTGAGGATAATGACGGCGATAACAGAATTGTTGATATTGACGTAACCGTTACGGCACAGGTCAAGGCAACGGAAAATGTGGCGGTGGATATGATATGCGATTGCTATGAGCCGTTTACGAAAACTCAGCTTTTAAAGGAAGAAGTGGAACTTGAAGAAGTTGTGTCACGTCCGTCATCACAGAACACAATTCGTGAAATGGTGGAAATGGGCACGGGTACACCGTCCGTTTCCGGAGTGTATGACGTGATAACAAGACCGTATATCACAAAGGCACAGATACAACGCGGTAAACTTTTGGCAGAGGGTAAAATCGAGGCATATATTTTATATTTGACAGACAGCAACGAAAGCCCCGTTTACAGTATGAAAAAAGAATTGCCGTTCAGCTATATGCTTGACTGCGAAAGTACGTACAGTGACCTTATTCCGGAAATAAAAGCGGAAGTAAAGCACACTGCATATAATTTGAACGTGGCGGGTGAAATTGAAATCAGATGTATTTTATCGCTTAACGCAAATATAATCAGAAAAAGAAAAATCGAACTTGTGAATGAAGTGGTGACAGAACCGCTTGAAAACGGTGACAAAAACGGTATAGTGATTTACTTTGTTCAAAAAGGGGATAATCTTTGGGAGATTGCAAAACGATATGCAGTACCGCAAAGTGAAATTTTGAGGTTTAACAATATGGAGGAATCCGACAAACTTGAAATAGGAAACAGATTATTTATTCCGAGCATATAA
- a CDS encoding HAD-IB family phosphatase, whose amino-acid sequence MNIYDFDETIYDSDSTKDFYFYCLKKYPKILLSVPIMAWTFFLYILGVKTKTQFKEKMYRFLTYVPDIDSALNDFWNINEHKVKSWYKDRQKDDDIIISASPEFLLKPICERLGIKNLMASKVDKHTGLYDGENCWGEEKVKRLYEKFPNAKCEEFYSDSLSDTPLAELADKAMIIRGNELIEWNEYKPSKLKMFLSREFLSFLIVGGINTVSNVIFSTIYSLFIPNTTLAFFPGYITSNVVSYLLNSKLTFKERLGFVKFIKFFISYIPNFIIQTIIVWLFDNFIHGPSVIAYAIAAIIGVPVTFVFMKIFTFKKND is encoded by the coding sequence TTGAATATTTACGATTTTGATGAAACAATTTATGACAGTGACAGTACAAAGGATTTCTATTTTTACTGCTTGAAGAAATACCCTAAAATATTGCTTAGTGTGCCGATTATGGCATGGACATTCTTTTTGTACATTTTGGGAGTTAAAACGAAAACGCAGTTTAAGGAAAAAATGTATAGATTTTTGACATATGTACCTGACATAGACAGTGCGTTAAACGATTTTTGGAATATAAATGAACACAAGGTTAAATCTTGGTACAAGGACAGACAAAAGGACGATGATATAATAATTTCCGCGTCACCCGAATTTTTATTGAAACCGATATGCGAAAGATTGGGTATAAAAAATCTTATGGCTTCAAAGGTTGATAAGCATACGGGATTGTATGACGGTGAAAACTGTTGGGGAGAAGAAAAGGTTAAACGTCTTTATGAGAAATTTCCAAATGCTAAATGTGAGGAATTTTATTCCGATTCGCTTTCCGATACACCGCTTGCCGAACTTGCGGATAAAGCAATGATTATAAGAGGAAATGAACTTATTGAGTGGAATGAGTATAAACCGTCAAAATTAAAAATGTTCTTGTCAAGAGAATTTTTGTCGTTCCTTATTGTCGGCGGAATTAATACGGTGAGCAATGTAATTTTTTCAACAATATATTCATTGTTTATTCCGAATACCACACTTGCATTTTTTCCCGGATATATAACGTCAAATGTGGTGTCGTATTTGCTGAACAGTAAGCTTACATTTAAAGAACGTTTGGGATTTGTTAAGTTTATAAAATTCTTTATATCGTATATTCCGAACTTCATAATACAGACAATTATCGTTTGGCTGTTTGATAATTTCATTCACGGTCCAAGCGTCATCGCTTACGCAATCGCCGCCATTATCGGCGTGCCTGTGACGTTTGTGTTTATGAAGATATTTACGTTTAAGAAAAATGATTGA
- a CDS encoding Mini-ribonuclease 3: protein MLTTKKPSQFSPLALAYIGDGVYELFVRTRIIEEHENLPANKLHKKTVQYVKAHAQSNSIDAMLEHMTDDETAVYKRGRNAKSNTVPKNANMTEYRRATGFEALIGFLYLSGETERLDTLMNIAYENALDNN from the coding sequence ATGCTTACAACTAAAAAGCCGTCACAGTTTTCGCCTTTGGCGCTTGCCTATATAGGTGACGGAGTGTATGAACTTTTTGTTCGTACACGAATTATAGAAGAACACGAAAATCTTCCTGCCAACAAACTGCATAAAAAGACCGTTCAGTATGTCAAAGCACACGCACAGTCAAACAGTATAGACGCAATGCTTGAACATATGACAGATGATGAAACGGCGGTATACAAGCGAGGAAGAAACGCAAAATCGAATACAGTGCCGAAAAACGCAAATATGACGGAATACCGCAGAGCAACGGGATTTGAGGCACTTATAGGATTTCTGTATCTTTCGGGAGAAACGGAAAGACTTGACACACTTATGAATATCGCGTATGAAAATGCGTTAGATAATAATTAA
- the aroA gene encoding 3-phosphoshikimate 1-carboxyvinyltransferase: MVIQKIKKAVGQIKVPGDKSISHRAVMLGSLANGVTEISGFLKGADCLSTIDCFRKMGIDIDINGENVTVHGNGLRGLLKPDEMLYTGNSGTTTRLLCGILAGQNFDTSITGDASIQKRPMGRVVQPLSMMGAKIENEYCPLYITGTKLHGIDYKMPVASAQVKTAIILAGLYADGETVIHEIEKSRDHTELMLSAMGADLTVDNLDITVKPTNDLTAVNVDVPGDISSAAFFLVLGAIMPNSQITVTNVGINPTRTGIIDVLKDMGADITLENVHTSAGETVADITVRSSSLKGTTVGGDIIPRLIDELPIIAVAAVFADGQTVIKDAQELKVKETNRIRAVVDEFNKCGIDITETDDGMIINGGKSIHGADFKTYGDHRMAMSLTVLAQLADGESTLDDSDCACVSYPTFFDDFYKLGK, from the coding sequence ATGGTAATTCAGAAAATAAAAAAAGCCGTTGGACAAATTAAAGTTCCCGGCGATAAATCAATCTCACACCGTGCCGTTATGCTTGGCTCGCTTGCAAACGGCGTAACCGAAATAAGCGGTTTTCTAAAGGGTGCGGACTGTCTTTCAACTATTGACTGTTTCAGAAAAATGGGAATTGATATAGATATAAACGGTGAAAACGTAACCGTTCACGGTAACGGTCTAAGAGGTCTTTTAAAGCCTGATGAAATGCTTTATACAGGCAACAGCGGTACTACGACACGTCTTTTGTGCGGTATTTTGGCAGGCCAAAATTTTGATACGTCAATTACGGGTGACGCGTCTATTCAAAAACGTCCTATGGGCAGAGTCGTACAACCACTTTCAATGATGGGTGCAAAAATCGAAAATGAATATTGTCCGCTTTATATTACAGGTACAAAATTGCACGGTATAGACTACAAAATGCCTGTTGCGTCCGCACAGGTTAAGACTGCGATAATCCTTGCAGGACTTTATGCAGACGGTGAAACGGTTATTCACGAAATTGAAAAATCACGTGACCATACAGAACTTATGTTAAGTGCTATGGGTGCGGATTTAACAGTTGATAATCTTGATATTACCGTAAAACCCACAAACGACCTTACGGCAGTTAATGTTGATGTTCCGGGCGATATTTCTTCAGCCGCATTCTTTTTGGTACTTGGTGCAATTATGCCGAACTCGCAAATTACAGTAACAAATGTCGGTATAAACCCTACAAGAACAGGTATTATTGACGTTTTAAAGGATATGGGTGCAGATATTACACTTGAAAATGTACATACTTCGGCAGGTGAAACCGTTGCGGATATTACAGTGCGTTCTTCGTCATTAAAAGGCACAACAGTCGGCGGCGATATTATCCCTCGACTTATTGACGAACTTCCTATTATCGCAGTTGCGGCAGTTTTTGCAGACGGTCAAACGGTTATTAAAGACGCACAGGAATTAAAGGTGAAAGAAACAAACAGAATTCGTGCGGTAGTTGACGAATTTAATAAATGCGGTATCGATATTACCGAAACCGATGACGGTATGATTATAAACGGCGGTAAGAGTATTCACGGTGCTGATTTCAAAACATATGGCGACCACAGAATGGCTATGAGCCTTACAGTGCTTGCACAACTCGCCGACGGTGAATCAACACTTGACGACAGCGATTGCGCGTGCGTGTCATACCCGACTTTCTTTGATGATTTTTATAAATTAGGGAAATAA
- the ispD gene encoding 2-C-methyl-D-erythritol 4-phosphate cytidylyltransferase, which yields MKITAVIVAGGKGTRMGADKNKVFLKILGREVLYYTISAFEKNDKIDDIIVVTGKNDIEECQILVDKYDIKKVSYITEGGATRQESVMNGLKKAEGDIVLIHDGARALVTDDEINNSVADCIKFGAAAVGVKCKDTLKSADSDGFIAGTVDREKTFMIQTPQVFYLDKILDMHQKALDENFVATDDCMIAEHYGVKIKISDGNYDNIKLTTPEDMIIGERILRKRGITE from the coding sequence ATGAAAATAACAGCGGTTATAGTTGCAGGAGGCAAAGGCACAAGAATGGGTGCCGATAAAAATAAGGTTTTTCTTAAAATATTAGGACGTGAAGTGCTTTATTATACAATTTCGGCATTTGAAAAAAATGATAAAATTGATGATATTATAGTTGTCACAGGCAAAAATGATATAGAAGAATGTCAAATACTTGTTGACAAATACGATATAAAAAAGGTATCATATATAACAGAAGGCGGTGCGACACGTCAGGAGTCTGTTATGAACGGACTGAAAAAAGCCGAAGGTGATATTGTGCTTATACACGACGGCGCAAGAGCGCTTGTGACAGATGATGAAATTAATAATTCTGTTGCGGATTGTATAAAATTCGGTGCGGCGGCGGTTGGTGTTAAATGCAAGGACACGCTGAAAAGTGCGGACAGTGACGGTTTTATAGCAGGAACTGTTGACAGAGAAAAAACATTTATGATTCAAACTCCGCAGGTGTTTTATCTGGATAAGATACTTGATATGCACCAAAAAGCACTTGACGAAAATTTTGTCGCTACTGACGATTGTATGATTGCCGAACATTACGGTGTTAAGATAAAAATAAGTGACGGAAATTATGATAATATAAAGCTCACAACTCCCGAAGATATGATAATCGGTGAAAGAATACTCAGAAAGCGAGGTATTACGGAATGA
- a CDS encoding CarD family transcriptional regulator, with protein sequence MYSVGDKVVHPMHGAGTIEEIKEIEIVGKKRQYYVLKFAIGNMVTNVPIENSEEIGIRPVIEKQEAKKALQYFRDAELEDDANWNKRQRDNLIKIKSGDIYQVILVLKELMYREKIKGLSTSERKTLTSAKQIVVSELVLSEVADVSDIESILNDTVDALV encoded by the coding sequence ATGTATAGTGTCGGCGATAAAGTTGTACATCCTATGCACGGTGCAGGTACAATAGAAGAAATCAAAGAAATAGAGATTGTCGGCAAAAAACGTCAATACTATGTTCTAAAGTTTGCCATAGGCAATATGGTAACAAATGTACCGATAGAAAACAGTGAAGAAATCGGTATTCGTCCTGTTATAGAAAAGCAGGAGGCAAAAAAGGCACTTCAATATTTTCGTGACGCGGAGCTTGAAGATGACGCGAATTGGAATAAACGTCAGAGAGATAATCTTATTAAGATTAAGTCGGGAGATATTTATCAAGTGATTTTGGTATTGAAAGAACTGATGTACCGTGAAAAAATAAAAGGTCTTTCAACAAGTGAAAGAAAGACTCTTACCAGTGCAAAACAGATTGTTGTAAGCGAACTTGTCCTGTCGGAAGTTGCCGATGTTAGTGACATTGAAAGCATTTTAAACGATACTGTTGACGCGTTGGTTTGA
- a CDS encoding transketolase, producing the protein MNLREEIRHMDKKRVTELSIIANNVRKHALTAVYSAASGHPGGSLSVADVLTLLYFEVMNVDPKNPKMEDRDRFVLSKGHTAPALYGVLAEKGFIPKEDIKTFRNVNSYLQGHPDMNKVPGVDMSTGSLGQGVSAAGGMALAAKLDNKDYRVYSVLGDGELEEGQVWEQAMFAAHYKLDNFTIFVDNNGLQIDGDISKVMNPNPIDKKFEAFGWHVIKVSAHNFEELMAAVDEAKATKGQPTAIIMKSVKGKNVSFMENNAGWHGSAPNEEQYNQAIAELDKIIKGLEASL; encoded by the coding sequence ATTAATTTAAGGGAGGAAATACGACACATGGATAAGAAAAGAGTCACAGAGCTGTCAATCATTGCAAACAATGTTCGTAAGCACGCTCTTACAGCCGTATACAGTGCGGCATCGGGACATCCGGGAGGTTCATTATCTGTAGCAGATGTTTTGACATTGCTTTACTTTGAGGTAATGAACGTAGATCCGAAAAATCCTAAAATGGAGGACAGAGACAGATTTGTTCTTTCAAAGGGTCACACAGCACCTGCACTATACGGTGTACTTGCAGAAAAAGGATTTATACCAAAAGAGGATATTAAGACATTCAGAAATGTAAACAGCTATCTTCAAGGACATCCTGATATGAACAAAGTACCCGGCGTTGATATGTCAACAGGTTCATTGGGACAAGGTGTGTCAGCCGCAGGCGGTATGGCACTTGCCGCAAAGCTTGACAACAAGGATTACAGAGTATATTCTGTTCTTGGTGACGGTGAGCTTGAGGAAGGACAGGTTTGGGAGCAAGCTATGTTTGCCGCTCATTACAAACTTGACAACTTTACGATTTTCGTTGATAACAACGGCTTACAGATAGACGGTGACATTTCTAAGGTAATGAATCCTAATCCTATCGATAAGAAATTTGAGGCATTCGGTTGGCACGTTATAAAGGTAAGTGCTCATAATTTTGAAGAACTTATGGCTGCTGTTGACGAGGCAAAGGCTACAAAGGGACAGCCTACCGCTATTATAATGAAGTCTGTTAAAGGCAAGAATGTTTCATTTATGGAAAATAACGCAGGCTGGCACGGTTCTGCACCTAATGAAGAACAGTACAATCAAGCAATCGCAGAGCTTGATAAAATAATCAAAGGATTGGAGGCGAGTCTGTAA
- the cysS gene encoding cysteine--tRNA ligase, whose amino-acid sequence MKIYNTLTRQKQEFVPINKGEVKMYSCGPTVYDYFHIGNARPFIVFDTMRRYLEYQGYKVTFVQNFTDIDDKMIKRANEEGITVKELGERFIAEYFKDAQAIGIHKATIHPKATENIDAIINVVKKLVDNGYAYDVDGNVYFSTKKFNEYGKLSKQPLEDLEAGARIDVNEHKKDVMDFALWKKQKEGEPAWESPWGMGRPGWHIECSAMVNKYLGETIDIHSGGQDLIFPHHENEIAQSECANGKPFANYWMHNGYININNRKMSKSLGNFFTVRDILKQYDGEVVRFFMLSAHYRNPINFDNELMEQAKSAVERVYTCIDNLEFLLQNSEDRELTDSEKEYSKTLDDCKTKFIAAMDDDLNTADAIAAIFDIVYASNTALSNENKNAKVVVEKTLDLIHELGGVLGLFQKTQEKSIDAEVEELIEKRNKARSEKNWAEADAIRDKLKAMNIELKDTPMGVKWNYISE is encoded by the coding sequence ATGAAAATTTATAACACATTAACAAGACAAAAACAGGAGTTTGTCCCTATAAATAAAGGTGAAGTTAAAATGTATTCATGCGGTCCTACTGTATATGACTATTTTCATATAGGAAATGCAAGACCGTTTATCGTTTTTGATACAATGCGCCGTTATCTTGAATATCAAGGATATAAGGTGACATTTGTACAGAATTTTACAGATATAGACGATAAGATGATAAAACGTGCAAACGAAGAAGGTATAACGGTAAAAGAGCTTGGTGAAAGATTTATTGCGGAATATTTTAAGGACGCACAGGCAATCGGTATTCACAAAGCCACAATTCACCCGAAAGCAACGGAAAATATTGATGCGATTATCAATGTTGTAAAGAAACTTGTTGATAACGGTTATGCTTACGATGTTGACGGAAACGTGTATTTCTCTACAAAGAAATTTAACGAATACGGCAAGCTTTCAAAACAGCCATTGGAAGATTTGGAGGCAGGTGCAAGAATTGACGTAAACGAACATAAAAAAGACGTTATGGACTTTGCGCTTTGGAAAAAGCAAAAAGAGGGCGAACCTGCTTGGGAAAGCCCGTGGGGAATGGGCAGACCCGGTTGGCACATCGAGTGTAGTGCAATGGTGAACAAGTATCTTGGCGAAACGATAGACATTCATTCGGGCGGTCAAGACTTGATTTTCCCGCATCACGAAAACGAAATTGCACAGAGCGAATGTGCAAATGGAAAGCCTTTTGCAAATTATTGGATGCACAACGGATATATTAATATAAATAACAGGAAAATGAGTAAGTCACTCGGAAACTTCTTTACTGTTCGTGACATACTTAAACAGTATGACGGTGAAGTGGTACGTTTCTTTATGCTTTCGGCTCATTACAGAAATCCTATTAATTTTGATAATGAATTAATGGAACAGGCAAAATCTGCTGTTGAAAGAGTTTACACTTGCATAGACAATCTTGAATTTTTACTTCAAAACAGTGAGGACAGAGAACTTACAGACAGCGAAAAGGAGTATTCAAAAACTCTTGATGACTGCAAGACTAAATTTATTGCGGCAATGGACGACGACTTGAATACAGCCGACGCAATCGCGGCAATATTTGATATAGTTTATGCGTCAAACACCGCATTGTCAAATGAAAATAAGAATGCGAAAGTTGTTGTTGAAAAGACGCTTGACCTTATACATGAGCTTGGCGGTGTACTCGGTTTATTCCAAAAGACACAGGAAAAGTCGATAGACGCAGAGGTTGAAGAATTAATCGAAAAGCGTAACAAGGCAAGAAGTGAGAAGAATTGGGCTGAAGCTGACGCAATTCGTGATAAGCTTAAAGCTATGAATATTGAGTTAAAGGATACGCCGATGGGTGTAAAGTGGAACTACATCTCAGAATAA
- the ispF gene encoding 2-C-methyl-D-erythritol 2,4-cyclodiphosphate synthase encodes MRIGQGYDVHKLVEDRDCIICGVKIPYEKGLLGHSDADVALHALADAILGAAALGDIGKHFPDTDEKYKGADSRMLLREVVKKVAEKGYSVGNADVTIVAQRPKMLPYIEQMRKNVADDLNVGIDDVNIKATTTEKLGFEGRGEGISATAVVLLK; translated from the coding sequence ATGAGAATAGGACAGGGATATGACGTTCATAAGCTTGTAGAGGACAGAGATTGTATAATTTGCGGTGTTAAAATACCGTATGAAAAGGGACTTTTGGGACATAGCGACGCAGACGTGGCACTTCACGCACTTGCAGACGCAATTCTCGGTGCGGCGGCACTCGGAGATATAGGAAAGCATTTTCCCGACACAGATGAAAAGTATAAGGGTGCGGACAGCCGTATGCTTTTGAGAGAAGTCGTAAAGAAAGTGGCTGAAAAGGGATATTCCGTGGGTAATGCAGATGTTACGATAGTGGCACAAAGACCGAAGATGTTACCGTATATTGAGCAAATGAGAAAAAATGTTGCAGATGATTTGAATGTCGGTATTGATGATGTCAATATCAAGGCGACAACAACCGAAAAACTCGGCTTTGAGGGCAGAGGTGAGGGCATTTCCGCAACGGCGGTTGTATTATTGAAATAG
- a CDS encoding transketolase family protein, with product MAKKATRESYGAALVKYGENPNIVVLDADLSKSTKTEMFKKAYPERFINMGIAESNMMCVAAGLAASGKIAFASTFAMFAAGRAFEQVRNSIGYTKLNVKIGATHAGISVGEDGASHQCLEDIALMRSIPNMVVINPADDIEAMQAVKAAIDHDGPVYMRFGRLAVEDVNSEDYKFELGKGVQLKDGKDATIIATGLMVGMALEAAKMLEEEGISARVINIHTIKPIDEEIITKAAKETGAIVTAEEHYIMGGLGSAVTEVVCANAPVPVKIIGTDRFGKSGKPAELFKEYGLTPENIVKNVKDAIAMK from the coding sequence ATGGCAAAGAAAGCTACAAGAGAATCATACGGAGCGGCGCTTGTAAAGTACGGTGAAAACCCTAACATAGTTGTGCTTGACGCTGACCTTTCAAAATCAACAAAAACAGAAATGTTCAAGAAAGCATATCCTGAAAGATTTATAAATATGGGTATTGCAGAAAGTAATATGATGTGCGTGGCAGCAGGACTTGCCGCAAGCGGAAAAATCGCTTTTGCGTCAACATTTGCAATGTTTGCCGCCGGCAGAGCCTTTGAACAGGTTAGAAACTCAATCGGCTATACAAAGCTTAATGTTAAAATCGGTGCTACTCACGCAGGCATTTCTGTCGGTGAGGACGGTGCGTCACATCAATGTCTTGAGGACATCGCTTTAATGCGTTCAATTCCTAATATGGTTGTTATAAACCCTGCCGATGATATTGAGGCTATGCAAGCTGTTAAGGCGGCTATTGACCACGACGGTCCTGTATATATGAGATTCGGTCGTCTTGCCGTTGAGGACGTAAACAGTGAGGACTACAAGTTTGAACTTGGCAAGGGCGTTCAACTAAAGGATGGTAAGGACGCAACAATTATTGCAACCGGTCTTATGGTAGGTATGGCACTTGAAGCGGCAAAAATGCTTGAAGAAGAAGGCATTTCCGCAAGAGTAATCAATATCCATACAATCAAGCCTATAGACGAAGAAATAATAACAAAGGCTGCTAAGGAAACAGGCGCTATCGTAACAGCTGAAGAGCATTACATTATGGGCGGTCTTGGAAGTGCCGTTACGGAAGTGGTATGTGCAAATGCTCCTGTACCTGTTAAGATTATCGGTACTGACAGATTCGGTAAATCGGGTAAACCGGCTGAATTATTTAAGGAATACGGTTTAACTCCTGAAAATATCGTTAAAAATGTAAAAGATGCCATTGCAATGAAATAA